The following proteins are encoded in a genomic region of Micropterus dolomieu isolate WLL.071019.BEF.003 ecotype Adirondacks linkage group LG04, ASM2129224v1, whole genome shotgun sequence:
- the pcdh18a gene encoding protocadherin-18a isoform X2, translating into MQPGKMKGLFLARMWKVLAVVALTTQHVTGKTLKYQIYEEQKVGTVITRLKDDVADVLAKLPSSVSLRFRAMQRGSSSFLAVREQDGEISIRTKIDREKLCEKNLNCSIQFDVLTLPTEHLQLFHVEVEVLDINDNAPQFARAVIPIEISESAAVGARIPLDSATDPDVGENSLYTYALEPNNFFKIDIQSRTDGAKYAELVVLRELDREQRSSYELQYTASDRGVPPKTGSTLLKISVADSNDNSPIFDKSSYVINLPENSPVGTLLIDLNATDADDGTNAKIVYSFSSHVSPKIMETFKINPDSGHLTLIRRVDYETINSYDIDVQAQDMGPNSMPAHCKILVKVVDVNDNKPDISINLMSSQGNGDAAYVSEASPLDTFVALVRVEDLDSGLNGEVECKLHGQGYFKLQKSYENNYMILTNVSLDREKRSEFSLTVVAEDRGTPSLSTVKHFTVHVTDENDNPPRFEKGRYEIFKSENNAPGAYLTSIMASDPDLDANGQVSYSIMENSVHGSSISTYVTIDPSNGAIYALRTFDREDVSRISFVVQAKDAGKPLLLSNATVILNILDENDNPPVIVVPQLWNFTADVPASKFTEAGHLVTVVRATDRDTGVNAELICSIVSGNEEGFFIIDPRTCEIHANASLENFPHEHAELTVMVRDQGRESLSAKAVLKITLYENTENHDQVMDQGESALDASLIIIISLGAICAVLLVIMVVFATRCNREKKDTRHSYNCRVAESTHQHHPKKPSRQIHKGDITLVPTVNGTLPIRAHHRSPSATPPMDRAQMGSRQNHHSRQSLNSLVTISSNHIPESFALELAHATPPVEGQYQPRPSFRGNKYSRSYRYALQDMDKFSLKDSGRGDSEAGDSDCDMGRESPVDRLLLGEGFSDLIHLEMHHRLHPAMRLCTDECRVLGHSDQCWMPPLSSPASSADYRNNMYIPGEESSQQPQIDDDQSSVDSERRKSFSTFGKESGNEEAGAGGVVAGGGSDACAVGGGAGSLLTEMNSVFQRLLPPNMDSYAECTETSPPSSSSTTERGSGRGGNIPGNHSNNAVPQDNRRGLLPGGKGPAYPPGVAAWAANTHYLNPGSGSVGTNHVSSSSSSPSASTSASTNGQPPHLKWLPAMEEIPENYEEDDFDGVFHQGHQGGKRSESRHEAGMDASELVHEINKLLQDVRQN; encoded by the exons TTTGACGTACTGACACTCCCCACTGAGCACCTGCAGCTGTTTCACGTTGAGGTGGAAGTGTTGGACATCAACGACAACGCACCCCAGTTCGCCCGAGCCGTCATCCCCATCGAGATCTCCGAGAGCGCGGCGGTGGGAGCGCGCATTCCCCTGGACAGCGCCACAGACCCCGATGTCGGGGAGAACTCACTGTACACATATGCCCTGGAGCCCAACAACTTCTTTAAGATTGACATTCAGTCCAGGACTGACGGGGCTAAATATGCAGAGCTGGTGGTGCTCAGGGAGCTGGACCGGGAGCAGCGCTCCAGTTATGAACTTCAATACACGGCCTCAGATAGGGGCGTTCCCCCCAAAACAGGTTCGACCCTTCTCAAAATCAGTGTTGCCGACTCAAATGACAACAGTCCAATTTTTGACAAGTCATCATATGTCATAAATCTCCCAGAAAATTCACCTGTTGGCACTCTGCTCATTGACTTAAACGCCACTGACGCGGATGACGGCACCAATGCCAAAATAGTCTACTCATTCAGCAGTCACGTGTCTCCTAAAATAATGGAGACGTTCAAAATTAACCCTGACAGCGGTCATCTGACCCTCATCAGGCGTGTGGACTATGAGACCATTAACTCTTATGATATTGATGTTCAAGCGCAGGACATGGGTCCCAACTCCATGCCAGCTCACTGCAAGATCCTGGTCAAAGTCGTAGATGTGAATGACAATAAACCAGACATTAGCATCAATCTCATGTCCTCTCAGGGGAATGGGGACGCAGCTTATGTATCCGAGGCTTCTCCTTTGGACACATTTGTAGCTTTGGTGAGGGTGGAGGATTTGGACTCCGGGTTGAATGGAGAGGTAGAGTGTAAACTTCACGGTCAAGGATATTTCAAACTGCAGAAGAGCTATGAGAACAATTACATGATTTTGACCAATGTGTCTTTGGACCGAGAGAAGAGGTCAGAGTTCAGTCTGACGGTGGTGGCAGAGGACCGGGGGACCCCCAGTCTCTCCACGGTCAAACATTTCACTGTGCATGTGACTGATGAAAACGACAACCCACCACGTTTTGAGAAGGGTCGATATGAGATCTTTAAATCAGAGAACAATGCCCCTGGAGCATATCTGACCTCCATAATGGCCAGTGACCCTGATCTGGACGCCAATGGACAGGTGAGCTACTCCATCATGGAGAACTCTGTTCATGGGAGCTCCATCTCCACCTACGTCACCATTGACCCCTCCAATGGCGCCATCTATGCACTGCGCACATTTGATCGGGAGGATGTTAGTCGTATCTCCTTTGTTGTGCAAGCCAAAGATGCAGGGAAACCACTGCTGCTTAGCAATGCCACAGTTATTCTGAACATTCTGGACGAGAATGACAACCCTCCAGTCATTGTGGTCCCCCAGCTGTGGAACTTCACTGCTGATGTGCCTGCATCAAAGTTCACAGAGGCTGGACACTTAGTAACTGTAGTCAGGGCGACTGATCGTGACACAGGGGTAAATGCTGAGCTCATTTGCTCCATCGTCAGTGGCAATGAGGAGGGCTTCTTCATTATTGACCCAAGGACGTGTGAAATCCACGCCAACGCCAGCCTGGAGAACTTCCCCCATGAACACGCTGAGCTGACGGTCATGGTCCGAGATCAGGGAAGGGAGAGCCTCAGCGCTAAGGCTGTGCTGAAAATCACCCTCTATGAGAACACGGAGAACCACGACCAGGTTATGGACCAGGGGGAGTCTGCCCTCGATGCATCCCTGATTATCATCATCTCTCTGGGGGCCATCTGCGCCGTGCTCCTGGTCATCATGGTGGTGTTCGCCACTCGCTGTAACCGGGAGAAGAAGGACACAAGACACTCCTACAACTGCCGGGTAGCCGAATCGACCCACCAGCACCATCCGAAGAAGCCCTCACGCCAAATCCACAAAGGTGATATCACCCTGGTTCCCACAGTGAATGGCACCCTGCCAATCAGGGCTCACCACCGCTCACCTTCAGCCACGCCCCCCATGGACCGTGCCCAGATGGGGAGCCGACAGAATCACCACAGCCGCCAATCCCTAAACAGCCTAGTAACCATCTCATCCAATCACATTCCAGAGAGCTTCGCCCTGGAACTGGCCCACGCAACACCACCAGTGGag GGCCAGTACCAGCCCAGACCCAGTTTCCGTGGCAACAAATACTCCCGCAGCTACAG ATATGCATTACAAGACATGGACAAGTTCAGCCTGAAGGACAGTGGCCGTGGGGACAGCGAGGCGGGGGACAGTGATTGTGACATGGGGAGGGAATCCCCCGTGGACAGACTTCTGCTGGGGGAGGGCTTTTCTGACCTGATACACCTTGAAATGCACCATCGACTCCACCCAG CTATGAGACTGTGCACAGACGAATGTCGCGTCCTGGGACACTCTGACCAGTGCTGGATGCCCCCCCTCTCCTCGCCCGCCTCCTCCGCTGACTACCGCAACAACATGTACATCCCCGGGGAGGAGTCCTCCCAGCAGCCCCAGATCGACGATGACCAGTCCTCTGTCGACTCAGAGCGCCGCAAGAGCTTCTCCACTTTTGGCAAGGAGTCTGGGAACGAAGAGGCAGGGGCCGGGGGAGTTGTCGCCGGAGGAGGAAGCGATGCTTGTGCAGTGGGAGGAGGGGCTGGCTCCCTCCTAACAGAGATGAACTCAGTGTTCCAGCGGCTCCTCCCCCCTAATATGGACTCGTACGCAGAGTGCACTGAAACAAGCCCACCCTCGTCCTCATCAACCACTGAGAGAGGAAGCGGACGTGGTGGCAATATTCCTGGTAACCACAGTAACAATGCTGTTCCTCAGGACAACCGGAGAGGGTTGTTGCCAGGTGGGAAAGGTCCCGCTTACCCCCCAGGTGTGGCTGCATGGGCGGCCAATACCCATTATCTAAATCCTGGAAGTGGATCAGTGGGCACCAACCATGTTTCGTCATCTTCTTCCTCGCCCTCCGCCTCCACTTCCGCCTCCACCAATGGACAGCCACCACACCTGAAATGGCTGCCAGCCATGGAGGAAATCCCAGAGAATTACGAGGAAGATGACTTTGATGGCGTCTTCCATCAGGGTCACCAGGGTGGCAAGCGCAGCGAGAGCCGCCACGAGGCTGGCATGGACGCTAGCGAGCTGGTCCACGAGATCAACAAACTGCTGCAGGACGTTAGACAGAACTAG
- the pcdh18a gene encoding protocadherin-18a isoform X1 → MQPGKMKGLFLARMWKVLAVVALTTQHVTGKTLKYQIYEEQKVGTVITRLKDDVADVLAKLPSSVSLRFRAMQRGSSSFLAVREQDGEISIRTKIDREKLCEKNLNCSIQFDVLTLPTEHLQLFHVEVEVLDINDNAPQFARAVIPIEISESAAVGARIPLDSATDPDVGENSLYTYALEPNNFFKIDIQSRTDGAKYAELVVLRELDREQRSSYELQYTASDRGVPPKTGSTLLKISVADSNDNSPIFDKSSYVINLPENSPVGTLLIDLNATDADDGTNAKIVYSFSSHVSPKIMETFKINPDSGHLTLIRRVDYETINSYDIDVQAQDMGPNSMPAHCKILVKVVDVNDNKPDISINLMSSQGNGDAAYVSEASPLDTFVALVRVEDLDSGLNGEVECKLHGQGYFKLQKSYENNYMILTNVSLDREKRSEFSLTVVAEDRGTPSLSTVKHFTVHVTDENDNPPRFEKGRYEIFKSENNAPGAYLTSIMASDPDLDANGQVSYSIMENSVHGSSISTYVTIDPSNGAIYALRTFDREDVSRISFVVQAKDAGKPLLLSNATVILNILDENDNPPVIVVPQLWNFTADVPASKFTEAGHLVTVVRATDRDTGVNAELICSIVSGNEEGFFIIDPRTCEIHANASLENFPHEHAELTVMVRDQGRESLSAKAVLKITLYENTENHDQVMDQGESALDASLIIIISLGAICAVLLVIMVVFATRCNREKKDTRHSYNCRVAESTHQHHPKKPSRQIHKGDITLVPTVNGTLPIRAHHRSPSATPPMDRAQMGSRQNHHSRQSLNSLVTISSNHIPESFALELAHATPPVEQVSQLLSMLHQGQYQPRPSFRGNKYSRSYRYALQDMDKFSLKDSGRGDSEAGDSDCDMGRESPVDRLLLGEGFSDLIHLEMHHRLHPAMRLCTDECRVLGHSDQCWMPPLSSPASSADYRNNMYIPGEESSQQPQIDDDQSSVDSERRKSFSTFGKESGNEEAGAGGVVAGGGSDACAVGGGAGSLLTEMNSVFQRLLPPNMDSYAECTETSPPSSSSTTERGSGRGGNIPGNHSNNAVPQDNRRGLLPGGKGPAYPPGVAAWAANTHYLNPGSGSVGTNHVSSSSSSPSASTSASTNGQPPHLKWLPAMEEIPENYEEDDFDGVFHQGHQGGKRSESRHEAGMDASELVHEINKLLQDVRQN, encoded by the exons TTTGACGTACTGACACTCCCCACTGAGCACCTGCAGCTGTTTCACGTTGAGGTGGAAGTGTTGGACATCAACGACAACGCACCCCAGTTCGCCCGAGCCGTCATCCCCATCGAGATCTCCGAGAGCGCGGCGGTGGGAGCGCGCATTCCCCTGGACAGCGCCACAGACCCCGATGTCGGGGAGAACTCACTGTACACATATGCCCTGGAGCCCAACAACTTCTTTAAGATTGACATTCAGTCCAGGACTGACGGGGCTAAATATGCAGAGCTGGTGGTGCTCAGGGAGCTGGACCGGGAGCAGCGCTCCAGTTATGAACTTCAATACACGGCCTCAGATAGGGGCGTTCCCCCCAAAACAGGTTCGACCCTTCTCAAAATCAGTGTTGCCGACTCAAATGACAACAGTCCAATTTTTGACAAGTCATCATATGTCATAAATCTCCCAGAAAATTCACCTGTTGGCACTCTGCTCATTGACTTAAACGCCACTGACGCGGATGACGGCACCAATGCCAAAATAGTCTACTCATTCAGCAGTCACGTGTCTCCTAAAATAATGGAGACGTTCAAAATTAACCCTGACAGCGGTCATCTGACCCTCATCAGGCGTGTGGACTATGAGACCATTAACTCTTATGATATTGATGTTCAAGCGCAGGACATGGGTCCCAACTCCATGCCAGCTCACTGCAAGATCCTGGTCAAAGTCGTAGATGTGAATGACAATAAACCAGACATTAGCATCAATCTCATGTCCTCTCAGGGGAATGGGGACGCAGCTTATGTATCCGAGGCTTCTCCTTTGGACACATTTGTAGCTTTGGTGAGGGTGGAGGATTTGGACTCCGGGTTGAATGGAGAGGTAGAGTGTAAACTTCACGGTCAAGGATATTTCAAACTGCAGAAGAGCTATGAGAACAATTACATGATTTTGACCAATGTGTCTTTGGACCGAGAGAAGAGGTCAGAGTTCAGTCTGACGGTGGTGGCAGAGGACCGGGGGACCCCCAGTCTCTCCACGGTCAAACATTTCACTGTGCATGTGACTGATGAAAACGACAACCCACCACGTTTTGAGAAGGGTCGATATGAGATCTTTAAATCAGAGAACAATGCCCCTGGAGCATATCTGACCTCCATAATGGCCAGTGACCCTGATCTGGACGCCAATGGACAGGTGAGCTACTCCATCATGGAGAACTCTGTTCATGGGAGCTCCATCTCCACCTACGTCACCATTGACCCCTCCAATGGCGCCATCTATGCACTGCGCACATTTGATCGGGAGGATGTTAGTCGTATCTCCTTTGTTGTGCAAGCCAAAGATGCAGGGAAACCACTGCTGCTTAGCAATGCCACAGTTATTCTGAACATTCTGGACGAGAATGACAACCCTCCAGTCATTGTGGTCCCCCAGCTGTGGAACTTCACTGCTGATGTGCCTGCATCAAAGTTCACAGAGGCTGGACACTTAGTAACTGTAGTCAGGGCGACTGATCGTGACACAGGGGTAAATGCTGAGCTCATTTGCTCCATCGTCAGTGGCAATGAGGAGGGCTTCTTCATTATTGACCCAAGGACGTGTGAAATCCACGCCAACGCCAGCCTGGAGAACTTCCCCCATGAACACGCTGAGCTGACGGTCATGGTCCGAGATCAGGGAAGGGAGAGCCTCAGCGCTAAGGCTGTGCTGAAAATCACCCTCTATGAGAACACGGAGAACCACGACCAGGTTATGGACCAGGGGGAGTCTGCCCTCGATGCATCCCTGATTATCATCATCTCTCTGGGGGCCATCTGCGCCGTGCTCCTGGTCATCATGGTGGTGTTCGCCACTCGCTGTAACCGGGAGAAGAAGGACACAAGACACTCCTACAACTGCCGGGTAGCCGAATCGACCCACCAGCACCATCCGAAGAAGCCCTCACGCCAAATCCACAAAGGTGATATCACCCTGGTTCCCACAGTGAATGGCACCCTGCCAATCAGGGCTCACCACCGCTCACCTTCAGCCACGCCCCCCATGGACCGTGCCCAGATGGGGAGCCGACAGAATCACCACAGCCGCCAATCCCTAAACAGCCTAGTAACCATCTCATCCAATCACATTCCAGAGAGCTTCGCCCTGGAACTGGCCCACGCAACACCACCAGTGGag CAAGTCTCACAGCTTCTGTCCATGCTCCATCAGGGCCAGTACCAGCCCAGACCCAGTTTCCGTGGCAACAAATACTCCCGCAGCTACAG ATATGCATTACAAGACATGGACAAGTTCAGCCTGAAGGACAGTGGCCGTGGGGACAGCGAGGCGGGGGACAGTGATTGTGACATGGGGAGGGAATCCCCCGTGGACAGACTTCTGCTGGGGGAGGGCTTTTCTGACCTGATACACCTTGAAATGCACCATCGACTCCACCCAG CTATGAGACTGTGCACAGACGAATGTCGCGTCCTGGGACACTCTGACCAGTGCTGGATGCCCCCCCTCTCCTCGCCCGCCTCCTCCGCTGACTACCGCAACAACATGTACATCCCCGGGGAGGAGTCCTCCCAGCAGCCCCAGATCGACGATGACCAGTCCTCTGTCGACTCAGAGCGCCGCAAGAGCTTCTCCACTTTTGGCAAGGAGTCTGGGAACGAAGAGGCAGGGGCCGGGGGAGTTGTCGCCGGAGGAGGAAGCGATGCTTGTGCAGTGGGAGGAGGGGCTGGCTCCCTCCTAACAGAGATGAACTCAGTGTTCCAGCGGCTCCTCCCCCCTAATATGGACTCGTACGCAGAGTGCACTGAAACAAGCCCACCCTCGTCCTCATCAACCACTGAGAGAGGAAGCGGACGTGGTGGCAATATTCCTGGTAACCACAGTAACAATGCTGTTCCTCAGGACAACCGGAGAGGGTTGTTGCCAGGTGGGAAAGGTCCCGCTTACCCCCCAGGTGTGGCTGCATGGGCGGCCAATACCCATTATCTAAATCCTGGAAGTGGATCAGTGGGCACCAACCATGTTTCGTCATCTTCTTCCTCGCCCTCCGCCTCCACTTCCGCCTCCACCAATGGACAGCCACCACACCTGAAATGGCTGCCAGCCATGGAGGAAATCCCAGAGAATTACGAGGAAGATGACTTTGATGGCGTCTTCCATCAGGGTCACCAGGGTGGCAAGCGCAGCGAGAGCCGCCACGAGGCTGGCATGGACGCTAGCGAGCTGGTCCACGAGATCAACAAACTGCTGCAGGACGTTAGACAGAACTAG